A single Glycine soja cultivar W05 chromosome 14, ASM419377v2, whole genome shotgun sequence DNA region contains:
- the LOC114385243 gene encoding receptor-like protein Cf-9 homolog, whose product FAIFQKLTNTPFKLETWKNGTDCCKWHGVACNTISGHVIGLDVTFPPQSFGDIPSIISHLSKLLSLHLFGDQSMMRVDPYTWNKLIQNATNLKELHLIGVNMSFIGDNSLSLLTNLSSSLIDLILIDTKLQANLSSDILSLPNLKQILLHDNEKLRGELPKSNWSAPLEVLGLDNTAFSGNIPDSIGHLKSLYMLALRNCSFDGVVPSSLFNLTQLLLLDLSQNNLTGLIGEFSSYSLEFLFLDHNNLSGRLDFYQFSKFKNINLLDLSFNKLQGDLSIVPNGIEYFLVSNNELTGNIPSTMCNASSLIILDLAHNNLTGPIPPNFCKGNALKTLKLNGNVKTLASAPNRDK is encoded by the coding sequence TTtgctatttttcaaaaactcaCTAACACTCCTTTCAAACTAGAAACTTGGAAAAATGGCACCGATTGTTGTAAGTGGCATGGGGTCGCGTGCAACACCATCTCAGGTCATGTGATTGGTCTTGATGTGACATTTCCTCCACAATCTTTTGGTGATATTCCCTCTATAATCTCTCACTTGTCCAAATTACTGTCACTTCATCTCTTTGGCGACCAGAGCATGATGAGAGTTGATCCATACACATGGAACAAACTCATTCAAAACGCAACTAATTTAAAAGAGCTTCATTTAATTGGGGTGAACATGTCTTTTATCGGAGACAACTCTTTGTCATTGCTAACCAATCTCTCTTCCTCTCTCATCGATCTTATTCTTATAGACACCAAATTGCAAGCGAATCTATCGAGTGACATCCTCTCTTTACCCAATCTTAAACAAATACTTCTGCATGATAATGAGAAGTTGAGAGGTGAGCTTCCAAAGTCCAACTGGAGTGCTCCACTAGAGGTCTTGGGTCTCGATAATACTGCTTTCTCGGGAAACATTCCCGATTCTATTGGCCATTTAAAGTCTCTTTACATGCTAGCTTTGAGGAATTGCAGTTTTGATGGAGTGGTTCCCTCATCATTGTTTAATCTAACTCAACTACTCCTTTTAGATCTTAGCCAGAACAACCTCACggggttaattggtgaattCTCATCTTATTCTTTGGAATTCTTGTTTCTCGACCATAATAACTTGAGTGGTCGTCTggatttttatcaattttcaaaattcaaaaatataaatctaCTCGATCTCAGTTTCAACAAGTTGCAAGGAGATCTTTCAATTGTACCCAATGGAATTGAATACTTTTTAGTCTCAAATAATGAGCTGACGGGGAACATTCCTTCAACCATGTGCAATGCAAGCTCCCTCATTATACTCGACTTGGCCCATAACAACTTGACAGGCCCCATTCCTCCAAACTTTTGTAAGGGAAATGCATTGAAGACTCTAAAGTTGAATGGCAATGTTAAGactttggcaagtgcaccaaatcgTGACAAGTAG